In Bubalus kerabau isolate K-KA32 ecotype Philippines breed swamp buffalo chromosome 4, PCC_UOA_SB_1v2, whole genome shotgun sequence, one DNA window encodes the following:
- the REEP4 gene encoding receptor expression-enhancing protein 4 isoform X5, giving the protein MVSWMICRLVVLVFGMLYPAYASYKAVKTKNIREYVRWMMYWIVFALFMAVETFTDIFISWFPFYYEIKMAFVLWLLSPYTRGASMLYRKFVHPSLSRHEKEIDTYIVQAKERSYETVLSFGKRGLNIAASAAVQAATKSQGALAGRLRSFSMQDLRTIPDGPAPTYQDPLYLEDQVPCRRPPIGHLALPEGSDKEKDRTLRHGQLGSAEPGRVLPPALRGAGALPRDLWLYQQPSWPSWLLLTVRGRVQGRTHDVPKQTGLTVLFITFLAPLPSQMWDQSPPQTPGK; this is encoded by the exons ATGGTGTCGTGGATGATCTGTCGCCTGGTGGT GCTGGTGTTTGGGATGCTGTACCCAGCTTATGCTTCCTACAAGGCTGTGAAGACCAAGAACATTCGTGAATAT GTCCGATGGATGATGTACTGGATTGTCTTTGCACTCTTCATGGCGGTGGAGACCTTCACGGACATCTTTATTTCCTG GTTCCCTTTCTACTACGAGATCAAGATGGCGTTTGTGCTGTGGCTGCTTTCGCCCTACACCAGGGGGGCCAGCATGCTTTACCGAAAGTTTGTCCACCCATCCTTGTCTCGCCATGAGAAG GAAATTGACACCTACATTGTGCAAGCCAAGGAGCGCAGCTACGAGACGGTGCTCAGCTTTGGGAAGCGGGGCCTCAACATTGCCGCCTCTGCTGCTGTGCAGGCTGCTACCAAG AGTCAGGGTGCACTGGCCGGGAGGCTGCGGAGCTTCTCCATGCAGGACCTGCGCACCATCCCCGATGGCCCCGCCCCCACCTACCAGGATCCCCTCTACCTGGAGGACCAGGTACCCTGCCGCAGGCCACCTATCG GGCACCTCGCGCTCCCTGAAGGTTCGGACAAGGAAAAAGACCGCACCCTCAGACATGGACAGCTAGGGTCTGCGGAGCCAGGCCGGGTCTTACCTCCTGCCCTGCGGGGCGCTGGGGCCCTTCCTAGGGACCTCTGGCTGTACCAGCAGCCCTCCTGGCCCTCCTGGCTCTTGCTGACGGTTCGTGGCCGCGTGCAAGGCCGCACCCACGATGTACCAAAGCAGACTGGGCTTACGGTTCTATTTATTACCTTCCTCGCTCCTCTACCTTCCCAGATGTGGGATCAGAGCCCTCCCCAGACCCCTGGAAAATGA
- the REEP4 gene encoding receptor expression-enhancing protein 4 isoform X2: protein MVSWMICRLVVLVFGMLYPAYASYKAVKTKNIREYVRWMMYWIVFALFMAVETFTDIFISWFPFYYEIKMAFVLWLLSPYTRGASMLYRKFVHPSLSRHEKEIDTYIVQAKERSYETVLSFGKRGLNIAASAAVQAATKSQGALAGRLRSFSMQDLRTIPDGPAPTYQDPLYLEDQVPCRRPPIGYRAGGLRDSDTDNECWSDTEVVPQPPARPREKPLGRSQSLRVIKRKPLAREGTSRSLKVRTRKKTAPSDMDS, encoded by the exons ATGGTGTCGTGGATGATCTGTCGCCTGGTGGT GCTGGTGTTTGGGATGCTGTACCCAGCTTATGCTTCCTACAAGGCTGTGAAGACCAAGAACATTCGTGAATAT GTCCGATGGATGATGTACTGGATTGTCTTTGCACTCTTCATGGCGGTGGAGACCTTCACGGACATCTTTATTTCCTG GTTCCCTTTCTACTACGAGATCAAGATGGCGTTTGTGCTGTGGCTGCTTTCGCCCTACACCAGGGGGGCCAGCATGCTTTACCGAAAGTTTGTCCACCCATCCTTGTCTCGCCATGAGAAG GAAATTGACACCTACATTGTGCAAGCCAAGGAGCGCAGCTACGAGACGGTGCTCAGCTTTGGGAAGCGGGGCCTCAACATTGCCGCCTCTGCTGCTGTGCAGGCTGCTACCAAG AGTCAGGGTGCACTGGCCGGGAGGCTGCGGAGCTTCTCCATGCAGGACCTGCGCACCATCCCCGATGGCCCCGCCCCCACCTACCAGGATCCCCTCTACCTGGAGGACCAGGTACCCTGCCGCAGGCCACCTATCG GGTACCGGGCAGGGGGCCTGCGAGACAGTGACACCGATAATGAGTGTTGGTCCGACACCGAAGTGGTCCCCCAGCCACCAGCCCGGCCCCGAGAGAAGCCGCTGGGCCGCAGCCAGAGCCTGCGTGTGATCAAGAGGAAGCCTCTGGCCCGGGAG GGCACCTCGCGCTCCCTGAAGGTTCGGACAAGGAAAAAGACCGCACCCTCAGACATGGACAGCTAG
- the REEP4 gene encoding receptor expression-enhancing protein 4 isoform X1, with amino-acid sequence MGHFCRPEQAWGVCKQQGREVASRALTQAQVVQAKREEQGRLVFGMLYPAYASYKAVKTKNIREYVRWMMYWIVFALFMAVETFTDIFISWFPFYYEIKMAFVLWLLSPYTRGASMLYRKFVHPSLSRHEKEIDTYIVQAKERSYETVLSFGKRGLNIAASAAVQAATKSQGALAGRLRSFSMQDLRTIPDGPAPTYQDPLYLEDQVPCRRPPIGYRAGGLRDSDTDNECWSDTEVVPQPPARPREKPLGRSQSLRVIKRKPLAREGTSRSLKVRTRKKTAPSDMDS; translated from the exons ATGGGCCACTTTTGCAGGCCTGAGCAGGCTTGGGGTGTTTGTAAACAGCAGGGTAGGGAGGTGGCCTCCAGGGCACTGACTCAGGCACAGGTTGTGCAAGCCAAGCGGGAAGAACAGGGCAG GCTGGTGTTTGGGATGCTGTACCCAGCTTATGCTTCCTACAAGGCTGTGAAGACCAAGAACATTCGTGAATAT GTCCGATGGATGATGTACTGGATTGTCTTTGCACTCTTCATGGCGGTGGAGACCTTCACGGACATCTTTATTTCCTG GTTCCCTTTCTACTACGAGATCAAGATGGCGTTTGTGCTGTGGCTGCTTTCGCCCTACACCAGGGGGGCCAGCATGCTTTACCGAAAGTTTGTCCACCCATCCTTGTCTCGCCATGAGAAG GAAATTGACACCTACATTGTGCAAGCCAAGGAGCGCAGCTACGAGACGGTGCTCAGCTTTGGGAAGCGGGGCCTCAACATTGCCGCCTCTGCTGCTGTGCAGGCTGCTACCAAG AGTCAGGGTGCACTGGCCGGGAGGCTGCGGAGCTTCTCCATGCAGGACCTGCGCACCATCCCCGATGGCCCCGCCCCCACCTACCAGGATCCCCTCTACCTGGAGGACCAGGTACCCTGCCGCAGGCCACCTATCG GGTACCGGGCAGGGGGCCTGCGAGACAGTGACACCGATAATGAGTGTTGGTCCGACACCGAAGTGGTCCCCCAGCCACCAGCCCGGCCCCGAGAGAAGCCGCTGGGCCGCAGCCAGAGCCTGCGTGTGATCAAGAGGAAGCCTCTGGCCCGGGAG GGCACCTCGCGCTCCCTGAAGGTTCGGACAAGGAAAAAGACCGCACCCTCAGACATGGACAGCTAG
- the REEP4 gene encoding receptor expression-enhancing protein 4 isoform X4, translating to MVSWMICRLVVLVFGMLYPAYASYKAVKTKNIREYVRWMMYWIVFALFMAVETFTDIFISWFPFYYEIKMAFVLWLLSPYTRGASMLYRKFVHPSLSRHEKEIDTYIVQAKERSYETVLSFGKRGLNIAASAAVQAATKGTGQGACETVTPIMSVGPTPKWSPSHQPGPERSRWAAARACV from the exons ATGGTGTCGTGGATGATCTGTCGCCTGGTGGT GCTGGTGTTTGGGATGCTGTACCCAGCTTATGCTTCCTACAAGGCTGTGAAGACCAAGAACATTCGTGAATAT GTCCGATGGATGATGTACTGGATTGTCTTTGCACTCTTCATGGCGGTGGAGACCTTCACGGACATCTTTATTTCCTG GTTCCCTTTCTACTACGAGATCAAGATGGCGTTTGTGCTGTGGCTGCTTTCGCCCTACACCAGGGGGGCCAGCATGCTTTACCGAAAGTTTGTCCACCCATCCTTGTCTCGCCATGAGAAG GAAATTGACACCTACATTGTGCAAGCCAAGGAGCGCAGCTACGAGACGGTGCTCAGCTTTGGGAAGCGGGGCCTCAACATTGCCGCCTCTGCTGCTGTGCAGGCTGCTACCAAG GGTACCGGGCAGGGGGCCTGCGAGACAGTGACACCGATAATGAGTGTTGGTCCGACACCGAAGTGGTCCCCCAGCCACCAGCCCGGCCCCGAGAGAAGCCGCTGGGCCGCAGCCAGAGCCTGCGTGTGA
- the REEP4 gene encoding receptor expression-enhancing protein 4 isoform X3, giving the protein MGHFCRPEQAWGVCKQQGREVASRALTQAQVVQAKREEQGRLVFGMLYPAYASYKAVKTKNIREYVRWMMYWIVFALFMAVETFTDIFISWFPFYYEIKMAFVLWLLSPYTRGASMLYRKFVHPSLSRHEKEIDTYIVQAKERSYETVLSFGKRGLNIAASAAVQAATKGTGQGACETVTPIMSVGPTPKWSPSHQPGPERSRWAAARACV; this is encoded by the exons ATGGGCCACTTTTGCAGGCCTGAGCAGGCTTGGGGTGTTTGTAAACAGCAGGGTAGGGAGGTGGCCTCCAGGGCACTGACTCAGGCACAGGTTGTGCAAGCCAAGCGGGAAGAACAGGGCAG GCTGGTGTTTGGGATGCTGTACCCAGCTTATGCTTCCTACAAGGCTGTGAAGACCAAGAACATTCGTGAATAT GTCCGATGGATGATGTACTGGATTGTCTTTGCACTCTTCATGGCGGTGGAGACCTTCACGGACATCTTTATTTCCTG GTTCCCTTTCTACTACGAGATCAAGATGGCGTTTGTGCTGTGGCTGCTTTCGCCCTACACCAGGGGGGCCAGCATGCTTTACCGAAAGTTTGTCCACCCATCCTTGTCTCGCCATGAGAAG GAAATTGACACCTACATTGTGCAAGCCAAGGAGCGCAGCTACGAGACGGTGCTCAGCTTTGGGAAGCGGGGCCTCAACATTGCCGCCTCTGCTGCTGTGCAGGCTGCTACCAAG GGTACCGGGCAGGGGGCCTGCGAGACAGTGACACCGATAATGAGTGTTGGTCCGACACCGAAGTGGTCCCCCAGCCACCAGCCCGGCCCCGAGAGAAGCCGCTGGGCCGCAGCCAGAGCCTGCGTGTGA